The following is a genomic window from Methanoplanus sp. FWC-SCC4.
ATCGTCTGAGAAATTCCTGAAAAGAATTTCAGTCCATTCTTCAGATAAATTTTTCATATGCGGTTGTATTTTAATTCCTTTCTTAGAAACTCTCACCAGTTTGACCCTTCCGTCTTCCTGATCTTTTTCTCTAACGACATATTCCTGATCTTCAAGTTTTTTTAAGGCTCTTGCTGTAGTGGTTTTGTCATATCCTTTTGCTTTTGCAAGTGAATCCTGGTTAACGGTGCCATCATGATAAAGAGACATTAGAAATGGAAATTGTCCTCCGCTCAGATTGAAAGGTTTCAACTTTTTAGAGAGAAAGTTCAGGTTTGTTCTGTATAAATAGGAAATTAATGCACCTGATGAATTTATGTTTTTAATCCAGTTTTCCTGGTAATTTTCTGAATTCTGCATATTATAATTAATAAGTAATTTTTATGTGGGATAATAGTTGCTTTCGCAACTAAGTTTATATCGTTGTATATACAACTAATCTAGAAAAGTCGGAGTGTTCAATTATGAAGTGTATTATAAATGAAAAAATGAAACCTGAATTTTCTCCTGTCGCTCTTCTATGGAGTAATGAAAAACCGGAGGATGCTCTTGAGTTTCGTCAGGGATCCCACAGCTGTGTAATGTACCCTTTTGCAAGAGTTGCAGCTGAAGGAAAGACTGCTGTTTTTAGTGCAGAAACAACTGGGTGTCCCGGGGCAATATCCGGATTTGGGTTTGGCAACGGTTACTATAATGCCTTTGGTGGTGCTGGTGTGGAATTCATGGCGTGTTTTTTTTCAAAGGGTTCTGAGAGTGCCAAAGATCCTGTTTCATATGAAAAACTTATTGAGCATGTTCCAAAAAATGAGAAGGAAAAATTCACTAAAGGTGAGCGGCTTCATTCCTCCCGAGAGAAGGCAGTAAGGTGGATGACAGAAGAATTTCCATCAGTAGATATTCCGAAACATTATGTAATCCTCAAACCACTCAGTGAAGTAAATGGTAATGAAAAACCTGTTTCGGTTATCTTTATTGTAAATCCGCTTCAGATCTCTGCACTTACAATTCTTGTCGGTTCAGTTTGTGAAGGGACTGAACCGGTGACAGCACCTCCGGCAGCTGCCTGTCAGCAGATTGGAGCATATGTATACCGTGAAGCAAAAGCCGAAAAACAGCGTGCAGTTATCGGGTTTACGGATCTTGCAGCACGAAAAAATATCCGAAAGACCCTTGGTGATGACATTCTTACTTTTGCTGTTCCATACTCTCTCTTTGTGAGGATGGAAAAGGAGGCAGAAGATGGTGTTTTTGATGGTCCGATCTGGAGAGATCTTGTAAAGGAAGAATGATCTCCTCAATTTAATTAATTTTCAATAATCGTATTTGATTCAAAAGGGATTTTCAGTAAATGACAGTTATTCAGTCACAGATCTCAGGTGTTACCGGTAAAACAAAAGTTGTGTTGTTATTTTCATCGATGATGACAGTAATGGCAGGTGCAATTATCTCGCCGTCGCTTCCTGAACTTAGGGAACATTTCTCAGACATTCAGGGCATCGATATTCTGGCTCCTCTTGTGCTGACCATCGTTGCACTGAGCATTATTCTTTTCTCACCTATGGTTGGTATACTCTCAGACAGAATCGGGAGAAGGTGTGTTTTTCTTATTTCACTTTTGCTGTATGTCCTTGGGGGGACTGGTGGACTCTACCTTGATTCAATATGGATTCTTCTTGCAAGCCGCGTTGTGCTTGGTGCAGGAGTAGCTGGTATTGCCACCTGCACCCTTTCCCTTGCCGCTGATTATTTTGAAGGAGAGGAGAGAACAGGTTTTATTGCTCTGATTACGGCCTTTATGGGCCTTGGTGGTGTGTTCTTTGTATTCCTGGGGGGATTTCTGGCTGAGGCGGGGTGGCGTTACCCTTATTTGCTGTATGTGATCCCTCTTTTTATCCTGCCTTTTGCTTATTTTTTTGTTCCCGATTTGCGTGCATGCAAAGTTGGCATCGCAGGAAAGAACATGAAAAATAAAAAGGAGGTGAACAGGCAAACAGTCATCCTGATCTATACCCTAATTTTTGTTGGGATGGTGATCTTTTATCTCCTGCCCACCCAGCTTCCCTTCTTCCTCAGGGGTAAGGGCATTGGTTCAGCGGTGCTGGCCGGCAGTGCTCTCGCCGTTTTGAACCTGACGCAGGTTGGAATTACTCTCTGGTATCGGAGTAAAGGACACAGAGTTGACAAAAAATATCTTATCCTCCTCTTTTTCTTATTTGCAGGCACTGCAAACCTGTTTCTCTCTATGATCTCAACTTATGCGGGGGTAATTATCAGCATGGTGATCTTCGGAGCAGGTTTTGGCTTACTGATCCCTATCTGTAATGCATGGATCACAGATATTGCTCCGGATGAATCCCGTGGAAAACTTGTAGGCGGGCTGAACACTGCTGTTTATGCCGGCCAGTTCCTCTCACCTGTCCTTGCCTGGCCGGTTGTCTCTCTGTTTGGATACGGGGCGCCTTTTGGTCTTTATTCTGTGTTTGGAGCTTTCTGTATGCTGATCTGCTTTGCAGGTGCCGTAGTTTTTCTTTTTTTCAGGAGGGAAAGGTGAGTGGGTAGAGTATTCTTCAGTGTAGTCTCCATGAGTGATGGTGAATACAAAAAATTCTTTACATTTTGAGGCCTGGTTTTTAGGAAATCAACCCCTATATTTGGATTAATAATTTTAATTTGCTTCTTCTTTGTATTGGATATAATTATGCTGAGTTGATTTAGACTTTATTTTTTGGCGTAGAATATTCATAAAATATAAAAATTTTTGAAAATATAGGCTAACTATAAATTCTGATATTTTGGAGGAATGAATATTATAATCAATCTCAGTGTGGCTCTTTTGTTTGTATTCGCAGTCTTATTTACATGCTGCAATACAACAGTTTCAACCCGTAAAAAAGAAGATGTGCTTACCCTTGAGGACCTGAGGGGGAAGGAACTTGGAATTCCTCAGACTCTGCCGCCTTTTGATCCCGACAGGGATGTTCCGGATGCTCCGGATTATACCAGCCGTGAAAGCTGGCTTTCGATGCCTGCAAATTTCAGCAGTGAAAAACAGCCTGTTGATGTTTTCTGGGTTTATCCGACAATTCTCTCTGATAATTCAACTTATTTGATGGATACAAGCGATCCCGATTTGCGTGCCCGGGCATACTGGACGCTTGTCGAACAGGCCAGCATATTTGACGGGCAGGCAAATATCTACGCACCGCTTTATCGGCAGAACAATGTCAAAATCAACCCGCTGATGCTAACTGATGCACGACCAATATTTGACCTGGGCCAGCATGACCTTATCTCAGCGTTTGACTACTTCCTTAAGAATTTCAACCGGGGAGAAAGACCGATAATTCTTGCGGCCCACAGTCAGGGGTCTGTCAGGGTGGTTGAACTATCAAAGTCCGGAGAGCTTCTGACAAAGGATTCTGAGTCCCTGAAGCGACTTGTTGCTGCCTATGTCATTGGGTATTCGATAACACCATCCGATCTTGAGATAAACCCCCTGATTAGGATCAGTGAAAATCCAACCGATACTGGCTGCTTTATTACATACAATACCATCTCTGATGAGGAAGGAAAGGAAAAGGAAGGCCCGACCATAATTCCCGGAACTTTTGTAGTAAATCCTCTTAACTGGAGTATGGATACTGAATTTGCACCTGCATCTATGAATATTGAAGCTGTGTTTTTTAAGCATGAGCACCCGGAAAATCCTGACAGGTATCCGAATTTCGCGGCGGCACAGGTGTCTGGCAATGCTCTTGTTATTACTGATATAAAAAATCCCAAAGAGCTTCCGGCAACAAGTGTCACATTCCCAAAGGGCGTGTACCATATGTATGACTATGCAATATTTTATGGAAATCTGAGGAAGAATGTCGGGGAGAGAATCAGATCATATCTGGATCCGGAAAAAGAGATCTCCAGATAAAAAAAATTTTAGTCGTTCTTAATGTTGTTAATTATTTCTGAGATTTCTGATTTAAATCCGGGTAGCTGTTCGTTTATTATTACCCATAGTGTGTTGGTATCAACACCAAAATATTTGTGAATAACAATATTCCTGACTCCAACTATTCTCTTCCACGGAATATGAGGATATTTATCCCGAAAATCCTCCGGTATGTTTGAGACAGCTTCTCCGATTATCTCAATGTTTCTTACAACCGCATCAATGGTCTTTTGATCATTTTCAAATTCTTTTTTTGAATAATTGTCTATATAATCTGAAATTCTTCCGGCGGCCTCTGTAATATCTTCTAGAAATAATGTGATGTCACGCTTTGACATATACTATATCCTCTAAAATCCCGTCATACACTCGTTTCCTTTGAATTACACCTGCTTTAAGAACCAGATCTATTTTTAATTTAAGCAGTTCCTCGAGTTCATCCCTTAGATCAACCACTTCCCATCCGACAGGCTCAAAAAAGTCGACCATTATATCAAGATCGCTGTTCTCTGTCTGTTCTCCTCTTGCATATGATCCTATTACGCTGATCTCGGATATTTTGTATTTCTGTGAGAGGCGGGTGTAATTTTTATTCAGGGTCGCAACTATTGTATCCAGTTCCTCTTTTCTTTCTGTTTTTTTATAGGAGTATTTGTCAGAATTCATATGACAAAACCAGATAATTAATCAATTTTAATTATAGTGTTAAATCAGATAAATGATTGCTTAAGATTACTTATGCAATCAATTTTGTGGCCATAAATGCTTACTTTCCACGCTGAGTTTTCAATACATCCAAAATTAAAGGGTTGTCTATCCCGTCCGGAATCTTTGCTATTGGATGAAAATACGGCTCCCGCCTTGTAAGGTCTGGTGAGACAAACGGATTCTCTGCTGCTTTCTGCCATTATTGCCTGCGTCTTTGGCTTTTGGGCAGAT
Proteins encoded in this region:
- a CDS encoding DUF169 domain-containing protein yields the protein MKCIINEKMKPEFSPVALLWSNEKPEDALEFRQGSHSCVMYPFARVAAEGKTAVFSAETTGCPGAISGFGFGNGYYNAFGGAGVEFMACFFSKGSESAKDPVSYEKLIEHVPKNEKEKFTKGERLHSSREKAVRWMTEEFPSVDIPKHYVILKPLSEVNGNEKPVSVIFIVNPLQISALTILVGSVCEGTEPVTAPPAAACQQIGAYVYREAKAEKQRAVIGFTDLAARKNIRKTLGDDILTFAVPYSLFVRMEKEAEDGVFDGPIWRDLVKEE
- a CDS encoding MarR family winged helix-turn-helix transcriptional regulator, encoding MQNSENYQENWIKNINSSGALISYLYRTNLNFLSKKLKPFNLSGGQFPFLMSLYHDGTVNQDSLAKAKGYDKTTTARALKKLEDQEYVVREKDQEDGRVKLVRVSKKGIKIQPHMKNLSEEWTEILFRNFSDDEIQKAMEIIKKMSLNVSSYMEGEENK
- a CDS encoding nucleotidyltransferase family protein, coding for MNSDKYSYKKTERKEELDTIVATLNKNYTRLSQKYKISEISVIGSYARGEQTENSDLDIMVDFFEPVGWEVVDLRDELEELLKLKIDLVLKAGVIQRKRVYDGILEDIVYVKA
- a CDS encoding MFS transporter — translated: MTVIQSQISGVTGKTKVVLLFSSMMTVMAGAIISPSLPELREHFSDIQGIDILAPLVLTIVALSIILFSPMVGILSDRIGRRCVFLISLLLYVLGGTGGLYLDSIWILLASRVVLGAGVAGIATCTLSLAADYFEGEERTGFIALITAFMGLGGVFFVFLGGFLAEAGWRYPYLLYVIPLFILPFAYFFVPDLRACKVGIAGKNMKNKKEVNRQTVILIYTLIFVGMVIFYLLPTQLPFFLRGKGIGSAVLAGSALAVLNLTQVGITLWYRSKGHRVDKKYLILLFFLFAGTANLFLSMISTYAGVIISMVIFGAGFGLLIPICNAWITDIAPDESRGKLVGGLNTAVYAGQFLSPVLAWPVVSLFGYGAPFGLYSVFGAFCMLICFAGAVVFLFFRRER
- a CDS encoding DUF3089 domain-containing protein encodes the protein MNIIINLSVALLFVFAVLFTCCNTTVSTRKKEDVLTLEDLRGKELGIPQTLPPFDPDRDVPDAPDYTSRESWLSMPANFSSEKQPVDVFWVYPTILSDNSTYLMDTSDPDLRARAYWTLVEQASIFDGQANIYAPLYRQNNVKINPLMLTDARPIFDLGQHDLISAFDYFLKNFNRGERPIILAAHSQGSVRVVELSKSGELLTKDSESLKRLVAAYVIGYSITPSDLEINPLIRISENPTDTGCFITYNTISDEEGKEKEGPTIIPGTFVVNPLNWSMDTEFAPASMNIEAVFFKHEHPENPDRYPNFAAAQVSGNALVITDIKNPKELPATSVTFPKGVYHMYDYAIFYGNLRKNVGERIRSYLDPEKEISR
- a CDS encoding HepT-like ribonuclease domain-containing protein, with product MSKRDITLFLEDITEAAGRISDYIDNYSKKEFENDQKTIDAVVRNIEIIGEAVSNIPEDFRDKYPHIPWKRIVGVRNIVIHKYFGVDTNTLWVIINEQLPGFKSEISEIINNIKND